A part of Escherichia marmotae genomic DNA contains:
- a CDS encoding glutamate decarboxylase — protein sequence MDQKLLTDFRSELLDSRFGAKAISTIAESKRFPLHEIRDDIAFQIINDELFLDGNARQNLATFCQTWDDENVHKLMDLSINKNWIDKEEYPQSAAIDLRCVNMVADLWHAPAPKNGQAVGTNTIGSSEACMLGGMAMKWRWRKRMEAAGKPTDKPNLVCGPVQICWHKFARYWDVELREIPMRPSQLFMDPKRMIEACDENTIGVVPTFGVTYTGNYEFPQPLHDALDKFQADTGIDIDMHIDAASGGFLAPFVAPDIVWDFRLPRVKSISASGHKFGLAPLGCGWVIWRDEEALPKELVFNVDYLGGQIGTFAINFSRPAGQVIAQYYEFLRLGREGYTKVQNASYQVATYLADEIAKLGPYEFICTGRPDEGIPAVCFKLKDGEDPGYTLYDLSERLRLCGWQVPAFTLGGEATDIVVMRIMCRRGFEMDFAELLLEDYKASLKYLSDHPKLQGIAHQNSFKHT from the coding sequence ATGGATCAGAAGTTGTTAACGGATTTCCGCTCAGAACTACTAGATTCACGTTTTGGCGCAAAGGCAATTTCCACTATCGCGGAATCGAAACGTTTTCCGCTGCATGAAATACGCGATGACATCGCATTCCAGATTATCAATGATGAATTATTTCTCGACGGTAACGCCCGTCAGAATCTGGCGACTTTCTGCCAGACCTGGGACGATGAAAATGTCCATAAATTGATGGATTTGTCGATAAATAAAAACTGGATCGACAAAGAAGAATACCCGCAATCTGCAGCAATTGACCTGCGTTGCGTAAACATGGTTGCTGATCTGTGGCACGCGCCTGCGCCGAAAAACGGTCAGGCCGTTGGCACCAACACCATTGGTTCTTCCGAGGCCTGTATGCTCGGCGGGATGGCGATGAAATGGCGTTGGCGCAAGCGTATGGAAGCCGCAGGTAAACCGACCGATAAACCAAACCTGGTGTGCGGTCCGGTGCAAATCTGCTGGCATAAATTCGCCCGCTACTGGGATGTGGAATTGCGCGAGATCCCTATGCGCCCCAGTCAGTTGTTTATGGATCCGAAACGGATGATTGAGGCCTGCGACGAAAACACCATCGGCGTGGTGCCGACTTTCGGCGTGACCTACACCGGTAACTATGAGTTTCCGCAACCGCTGCACGATGCGCTGGATAAGTTCCAGGCCGACACCGGTATCGACATCGATATGCATATCGACGCTGCCAGCGGTGGCTTCCTGGCACCGTTCGTCGCCCCGGATATCGTCTGGGACTTCCGCCTGCCACGCGTGAAATCGATCAGTGCTTCTGGTCATAAATTTGGTCTGGCTCCGCTGGGCTGCGGCTGGGTTATCTGGCGTGACGAAGAAGCACTGCCGAAAGAGCTGGTGTTTAACGTTGACTATCTCGGTGGGCAAATCGGGACTTTTGCCATCAACTTCTCGCGTCCGGCGGGTCAGGTGATTGCCCAGTACTATGAATTCCTGCGCCTCGGTCGTGAAGGCTACACCAAAGTGCAGAACGCCTCTTATCAGGTCGCCACTTACCTGGCGGATGAAATCGCTAAACTGGGACCGTATGAGTTCATCTGCACCGGTCGCCCGGACGAAGGTATCCCGGCGGTTTGCTTCAAACTGAAAGACGGGGAAGATCCGGGATACACCCTGTATGACCTCTCTGAACGTCTGCGCCTGTGCGGCTGGCAGGTTCCAGCCTTCACCCTTGGCGGTGAAGCCACTGACATCGTGGTGATGCGTATTATGTGTCGTCGTGGCTTCGAAATGGACTTCGCTGAACTGTTGCTGGAAGACTACAAGGCCTCCCTGAAATACCTCAGCGATCACCCGAAACTGCAGGGTATTGCTCATCAAAACAGCTTTAAACATACCTGA
- the gadX gene encoding DNA-binding transcriptional regulator GadX, with product MQSQYGNCLIAYAKHKFILTMLNGEYRCFNGGDVVFADASQILIDKCVGNVVLVTKDTLSLFLPMLKEETLNLYTYKKAPSLVVHHCSREIPVFQEVVHLSQNKDLRYGEILRKRALTFALLSIFLEDKQFIPLLMNILRPNMRTRVCTVINNNIAHEWSLAQIASELLVSPSLLKKKLREEETSYSQLLTECRMQRALQLIVVHGFPIKRVAVSCGYNSASYFIYVFRNYYGMTPTEYQERIAQGILNGDPIASFVGQGNFYSSEHHAEGIRL from the coding sequence ATGCAATCACAATATGGGAATTGTTTAATTGCGTACGCAAAACATAAATTTATTCTCACTATGTTGAATGGTGAATATCGCTGCTTTAATGGTGGTGATGTGGTTTTTGCGGATGCAAGCCAGATCTTGATTGATAAGTGTGTAGGTAACGTCGTATTAGTCACGAAGGACACACTTTCACTATTTCTCCCGATGCTCAAGGAGGAGACGCTAAATCTTTATACCTATAAAAAAGCTCCTTCGTTAGTTGTTCATCATTGTTCCAGAGAGATCCCTGTTTTTCAGGAAGTTGTACATCTTTCGCAAAATAAAGATCTCCGCTATGGTGAGATATTACGTAAAAGAGCATTAACATTTGCGTTATTGTCTATTTTTCTTGAAGATAAACAGTTTATACCACTGCTTATGAATATTTTGCGACCGAATATGCGAACGCGGGTTTGCACGGTCATCAATAATAATATTGCTCATGAATGGTCATTAGCACAGATTGCCAGTGAGTTATTGGTGAGTCCGAGTTTGTTAAAGAAAAAATTGCGTGAAGAAGAGACATCGTATTCACAGTTACTGACTGAATGTAGAATGCAGCGGGCGTTGCAACTGATTGTTGTTCATGGTTTTCCAATAAAACGAGTAGCCGTATCCTGCGGTTATAACAGTGCGTCGTATTTTATTTATGTCTTTCGAAACTATTATGGTATGACGCCGACAGAGTATCAGGAGCGAATAGCGCAGGGAATACTGAATGGTGACCCGATAGCAAGTTTTGTTGGGCAGGGAAATTTTTACAGTTCTGAACACCATGCTGAAGGGATAAGACTCTGA
- the gadW gene encoding acid resistance transcriptional activator GadW — protein sequence MAHVCSVILTCRSFDIYHEQQKLSLYKDSILLIEKNMAESFDFNESNVRRLDIDERIITHYLHNVRPPFRCLGLHNKKKLLVNMTPPMPLVTAIFDSFTKEDIASTTLNNMLYFSCLSMFSRNKELIPFLFNSISTIAGKVERIISFDIARRWYLRDIAEKMYTSESLIKKKLQDENTCFSKILLASRMSMARQLLELRQFPLPMIAEKCGYSSTSYFINTFRQYYGVTPHQFAQQSTGTFS from the coding sequence ATGGCACATGTTTGTTCGGTGATCCTCACCTGTCGCTCATTTGATATATACCATGAGCAGCAAAAACTATCTTTGTATAAAGATAGTATTCTACTGATAGAAAAAAATATGGCGGAGAGTTTTGACTTTAATGAATCAAATGTCCGCAGGCTGGATATTGATGAACGAATAATTACTCATTACTTACACAATGTCCGTCCACCGTTCCGGTGTTTAGGATTGCACAATAAAAAAAAGCTGTTAGTTAACATGACCCCACCGATGCCGTTGGTTACAGCAATATTCGATAGTTTTACTAAAGAGGACATTGCTTCAACGACATTAAATAATATGCTCTATTTCTCCTGCCTTTCGATGTTTTCACGAAATAAAGAGCTGATTCCATTCCTTTTTAATAGCATTAGTACCATTGCAGGAAAAGTTGAACGCATTATTAGCTTTGATATTGCCAGACGCTGGTACCTGCGTGATATCGCAGAAAAGATGTATACCAGTGAAAGCCTAATCAAAAAGAAGCTACAGGATGAAAACACCTGCTTTAGTAAAATATTACTGGCCTCGCGAATGTCGATGGCCAGACAATTGCTCGAGTTACGACAATTCCCGCTACCGATGATCGCAGAAAAATGTGGCTATAGCAGTACGTCGTACTTTATTAACACTTTCCGCCAGTATTATGGCGTAACACCACACCAGTTTGCGCAACAGTCAACAGGGACTTTTTCCTGA